One Helicobacter pylori NCTC 11637 = CCUG 17874 = ATCC 43504 = JCM 12093 genomic window, TTTCAGGCAATTACACTCTAAAACTCCAGGACACCCCGAATTGCACCACACCGAAGGCATTGAGATCACGACAGGCCCTTTGGGGCAAGGTTTTGCTAACGCTGTGGGCTTTAGCATGGCGAGTCAATACGCTCAAAACCTTTTAGATAAACAAGCCATTTCTCATAAAGTCTATTGCTTGTGTGGGGATGGGGATTTGCAAGAAGGCATTAGTTATGAGAGCGCTTCTTTAGCCGGACACCTCAACTTAAACAATCTCATTGTGATTTATGACAGCAACCAGATCAGCATTGAAGGCGCTATTAATATTAGTTTTAGCGAACAGGTTAAGATGCGGTTTGTGGCGCAAAATTGGGAAGTGCTAGAATGCGATGGGCATGACTATCAAGCGATTCATAACGCTTTAGAAGAAGCCAAAAAATCCCCTAAACCCACGCTTTTAATCGCTCATACGATTATTGGTAAGGGGGCTGTTGGCTTAGAGGGGAGTGAAAAAACGCATGGCTCGCCTTTAAATAAAGAAGTGTTAAAACAATCCAAAGAAAACGCTCAAATCAATCCTAATGAAAGCTTTATCATTTGCCCAAAAAACAAAATGCATTTTGAAGAAGTGAAAGTTAGAGGCGCTAGTTTGGAAGCCTTATGGGAAAAATCCTTAAGCCCTAAAACAAAAGAAAAGATCCATGCGTTAAAGGATTTTGATTTTAGCGCCATCCATTACCCCACCTTTAAAAAAGGCGAATCTCTAGCCACAAGAGTGAGTAACGGCATGATTTTAAACGCTATCGCTAAAGAATGCGAGGGCTTTTTAGGGGGGAGCGCGGATTTAGCCCCCTCTAATAACACGCAGTTAAAACACTCTGGCGATTTCCCTTTAGGGCAAAACTTGCATTTTGGGATCAGAGAGCATGCCATGGGGGCTATCACTAACGCTTTAGCGGCGTATGGCTTGTTGGTGCCTTTTTGCGCGACCTTTTTTGTGTTTAGCGATTACTTAATGCCCAGCATTCGTTTGAGCGCTTTAATGAAACTGAAAGCCCTTTTTATCTTTACGCATGACAGCATTGGCGTGGGTGAAGATGGGGCCACGCACCAGCCCATAGAGCAATTGAGCCATTTACGCGCTTTGCCCAATTTCTATGCTTTCAGACCCAGCGATGCTTTTGAAAATACCGCTTGCATGCAAGTAGCGTTAAGTTTGAACGCTCCTAGCGCTCTTATTTTATCGCGCCAGAATTTACCCGTGCTTGATGAGGTTTCTAAAGAGCAGGTTTTAAAAGGGGCGTATGTTAAACACCATTCTAAAGATCCCATTATCACGCTCGTTGCGAGCGGGAGCGAGGTCTCTTTGGCTTTAGAGAGCGCTAAAATGTTAGAGCGAGAAAATATCCAAACGCAAGTCATCAGCGCACCATGCTTTGATTTGTTGATAGAGCAAGATGAAAGCTATCTTAAAGAACTCTTTAAGGGTAAGGTTTTAGTGATTGAAGCGAGCCGCGCGATAGAGTGGTATCGTTTTGCGGATAAAATCATTGGCATGGATTCTTTTGGGAGCTCAGCAAAGGGCGATAAACTCTTTGAAAAATTTGGCTTCAGCGTTGAAAACATCACCACTCAAGCTAAAAGGTTACTCAACGCATGAATTTAGAAAAACTTTTTTTAGAAAAAACCCCCTTGTTTGTTTTTAGCTCCACTAGGCGTTTAAAACATTTCTATTTAGAGCAAGGCGAAGGGTTTTTGCCTAGTGCGATGAGCATGGGGAGTTTTTTTGAACAGGCTTTTTACATCCCTAATAAAAAGAAAATCCCTAACAGCGCGCGGCTAATTTTAATGATAGACACCATTAAAGCCATCGCTAAAGAAAAAAAATCCATTCTTGAAGGGCTTTTGCTTTTTGAAAACAGCTTTTTGGGGTATTTGGAAAGCACTTCTTTCTTGTTTGATTTGTTTGATGAGTTAAGCTCTGCTTGTATCAAACTCAATGAACTTTCTTTTAAAGACATTTACTTGGATTATGAAAAGCATTTAGAAGTTTTAGAAATGATTTATGATCGCTACATTAAAAAGCTAGAAGAATTAGGCTTTTACGACAAAATCATGCAAAAAAAACCCACGATTTTAAAAGAATTTTTTGAGCATTTTTCCTCCATTGAATGGCATCTAGACGGCTTTATGAGCGTTTTTGAAAGGCAATGCTTATTAGAAGTGGCCGAGTTAGTGCCTATCACTTTACACCTGTCATGCGATAAATACAACCAAAAATTTTTGGAATTTTTGAATCTCAAATTAGAAACAGATTGCGATTATTCCATTGATTTTAAAACCCAAAAGATCCTCTCCCAGACATCCAAGCGCCAAAAAATAGAGCCAAAACTTTATGCCAACTCCAGTTATTTAAAACAAGGCGCTTTAGTTTTACAAACCATAGAAGAATATTTGCAAAAAGATAACGACCCTAATAAAATGGCGATCATCACGCCTAATGCGGATTTTTTACCTTTTTTAAAACTTTTAGACAAAAACAACAATTTGAATTTTGCGATGGGATTAGGGGCTAAAAACAGCCCTTATTATACAGAGCTTGTAAAAATCTTAGAAGATTTACAAACAAGCGATTGTAATTTAAGCGAGTCTGCTCTATTGGATTTAGAAAACCTTACGCTCCCGCTTTTAGAACAACAAAGCTCTAAAGAAAAAGCGCCCTTGAAAGAAGCGCATTCTCAAATCATGCACCAGTATCATCTTTTAAAAGACACGCTTAAAAACTACAGCCTTAAAGATTTATTGCATTTGTATTTGCAAGAATTTGAAGCCAATTTCCGCTTAGACGATTCTAGCGGGGGCAAAATACGAGTCATGGACACTTTAGAGACAAGGGGCATGCAATTTGATAAAATCGTTATTGTAGATTTTAATGAAACTTGTGTGCCAAGCCTTAAAGACTGCGATTTGTTTTTAAACTCTGCTTTAAGGAAATCGCTCAACCTCCCCACTTTATTGGATAAGAAAAATTTGCAAAAACACTATTACTACCAGCTCTTTAAAAACTCTAAAGAAATAACACTTTCTTATATAGAGAGCGAAACTTCAAAAGCCTCTAACATGCTTTTAGAATTAAATTTGCATATAGAGCCTATCAAAGACGCTTACACGCTTTTTGCACCAAGTCCTTTAAAAGACTACCAAGAAGAAGAAATCAAAGCCGCTATCCCTAAAGATTTTAGCTTTAGCGCTAGCTCATTGAACGCTTTTTTAACTTGCAAGCGCCGTTTTTGCTACCACTACATGAAGCGATTCAAAGAAAGCCCTAAAGATGAAAATAATAGCACTGTGGGCAGTTTGCTCCATGAACTTTTAAAAGAAGCTTATGAAAAAGATAAAAACCCCTATGCGTTAGAAGAGAGATTCATTCAGCTCTTAGAAACAAGAGAAAACATTACCCCTAAAGAGCGTTTAGACGCTCTTGTAGCGCTCAAAAAAATCCAGGCTTTTTATCTTAAAGAAAAAGAACGCTTTAATACAAAAATCAAAATCCTTGATCTTGAAAAAAGCTTTGAAACAACCATTCAAGGCGTTGTTTTTAAAGGGCGTATAGACAGGATTGACAAAACCGCTGACAATGAAATTATTTTATTGGATTACAAATTCAAAAACGATTTGAAATTAGACAACATGAGTAAAACACAAAGAGGAGACTTAAGCCCCATAGAAATCGCTCAAATCAGCACCGATTACCAAATGGCTATCTATGCGTTTGCCCTTAAAAATCTAGGTTACAAAGAGCCTATAAAAGCCTTTTTTTATGATTTAAGAAAGGGCGAGTTACTAGAAGAAGACGAGCTTACTTTGCAGGCTAAAATGGATCATTTGGAATTTTCTCTTATCCCCAAGCTCAAGCAAGAAATTGATTTTGAAAAAACTTCAGAGGCTAAAGATTGTGAGTATTGCTCTTTTAAAGACATGTGCAACCGATGAAATCTAAAAAACTTTATTTAGCTTTAATCATAGGGGTTTTATTAGCGTTTTTAACCCTATCTTCATGGCTGGGTAACAGCGGTTTAGTGGGGCGTTTTGGGGTGTGGTTTGCCGCACTCAATAAAAAATATTTTGGGTATCTTTCATTGATTAATTTACCCTATTTAGCGTGGGTTTTATTCCTTTTATACAAGACTAAAAACCCTTTTACAGAAATCGTTTTAGAAAAAACTTTAGGGCATCTATTAGGCATTTTATCTTTGCTCTTTTTACAATCTAGCCTATTAAATCAAGGGGAAATCG contains:
- the tkt gene encoding transketolase, with product MRLSNADLERLKSMANALRFLCADMIDKANSGHPGVCLGLADVMVVLSLHLNLNPTNPKWLNRDRLVFSGGHASALAYSLLHLWGFDLSLEDLKRFRQLHSKTPGHPELHHTEGIEITTGPLGQGFANAVGFSMASQYAQNLLDKQAISHKVYCLCGDGDLQEGISYESASLAGHLNLNNLIVIYDSNQISIEGAINISFSEQVKMRFVAQNWEVLECDGHDYQAIHNALEEAKKSPKPTLLIAHTIIGKGAVGLEGSEKTHGSPLNKEVLKQSKENAQINPNESFIICPKNKMHFEEVKVRGASLEALWEKSLSPKTKEKIHALKDFDFSAIHYPTFKKGESLATRVSNGMILNAIAKECEGFLGGSADLAPSNNTQLKHSGDFPLGQNLHFGIREHAMGAITNALAAYGLLVPFCATFFVFSDYLMPSIRLSALMKLKALFIFTHDSIGVGEDGATHQPIEQLSHLRALPNFYAFRPSDAFENTACMQVALSLNAPSALILSRQNLPVLDEVSKEQVLKGAYVKHHSKDPIITLVASGSEVSLALESAKMLERENIQTQVISAPCFDLLIEQDESYLKELFKGKVLVIEASRAIEWYRFADKIIGMDSFGSSAKGDKLFEKFGFSVENITTQAKRLLNA
- the addB gene encoding ATP-dependent deoxyribonuclease AddB, which encodes MNLEKLFLEKTPLFVFSSTRRLKHFYLEQGEGFLPSAMSMGSFFEQAFYIPNKKKIPNSARLILMIDTIKAIAKEKKSILEGLLLFENSFLGYLESTSFLFDLFDELSSACIKLNELSFKDIYLDYEKHLEVLEMIYDRYIKKLEELGFYDKIMQKKPTILKEFFEHFSSIEWHLDGFMSVFERQCLLEVAELVPITLHLSCDKYNQKFLEFLNLKLETDCDYSIDFKTQKILSQTSKRQKIEPKLYANSSYLKQGALVLQTIEEYLQKDNDPNKMAIITPNADFLPFLKLLDKNNNLNFAMGLGAKNSPYYTELVKILEDLQTSDCNLSESALLDLENLTLPLLEQQSSKEKAPLKEAHSQIMHQYHLLKDTLKNYSLKDLLHLYLQEFEANFRLDDSSGGKIRVMDTLETRGMQFDKIVIVDFNETCVPSLKDCDLFLNSALRKSLNLPTLLDKKNLQKHYYYQLFKNSKEITLSYIESETSKASNMLLELNLHIEPIKDAYTLFAPSPLKDYQEEEIKAAIPKDFSFSASSLNAFLTCKRRFCYHYMKRFKESPKDENNSTVGSLLHELLKEAYEKDKNPYALEERFIQLLETRENITPKERLDALVALKKIQAFYLKEKERFNTKIKILDLEKSFETTIQGVVFKGRIDRIDKTADNEIILLDYKFKNDLKLDNMSKTQRGDLSPIEIAQISTDYQMAIYAFALKNLGYKEPIKAFFYDLRKGELLEEDELTLQAKMDHLEFSLIPKLKQEIDFEKTSEAKDCEYCSFKDMCNR